Proteins encoded by one window of Desulfovibrio ferrophilus:
- a CDS encoding PilZ domain-containing protein produces MTAFGFLTTRSSLATEHILAGIDRSFLGSVKDNFAALGFSSQGLEIIVWTVALACIAGGSVLLANHYVFRRKPSLPIGVIVAPEQVTDLLQAALDQRNKIEFSFSRDEQVSRPLHCSIEELSHSNLTLDAGDFVQAHQGWIARPVTCYFRVASRGGGGASQFYNFESEVAGIKKRSDGSTLITLPIPDSVRMQQKRIHLRMEPPLEYMLGMALWPEVHSKDGTLEQCLKCWGKPSLVHHAGETDMMRVANISAGGLRIDITRQSLKENGLDFEIGQRFYILTKLFDPDMKRKQKLWFVGRVQNRYEDFKTKDLEIGFKFIETGEISDPETMQITWTKIGGGGIDKLGNWIQRRHLELYRSRGIV; encoded by the coding sequence ATGACCGCATTCGGATTCTTGACGACCAGATCTTCCCTTGCGACTGAGCATATTCTCGCAGGAATAGACCGCTCCTTTCTCGGGAGCGTCAAGGACAACTTCGCGGCTCTCGGGTTCTCTTCCCAAGGGCTGGAGATCATTGTCTGGACCGTTGCGTTGGCCTGCATTGCTGGCGGTTCTGTGCTTTTGGCCAACCACTATGTCTTTCGCCGCAAGCCCTCTCTCCCCATTGGTGTGATTGTCGCCCCGGAACAGGTGACCGACCTGCTGCAAGCCGCCCTTGATCAGCGCAACAAGATCGAATTCAGCTTCTCCAGGGATGAGCAGGTTTCCAGGCCATTGCACTGTTCCATCGAGGAACTCAGCCACAGCAACCTGACTCTGGATGCAGGCGATTTTGTGCAAGCCCATCAGGGATGGATTGCGCGACCAGTGACCTGCTATTTTCGAGTCGCCTCGCGCGGAGGAGGCGGAGCCTCGCAATTCTATAATTTCGAATCCGAAGTGGCTGGCATCAAAAAACGTTCCGACGGGAGCACTCTCATCACTCTGCCCATTCCGGACAGTGTCCGGATGCAGCAGAAACGCATCCACCTGCGTATGGAGCCTCCGTTGGAATACATGCTCGGCATGGCCCTGTGGCCCGAGGTCCACTCCAAGGATGGGACTCTTGAACAATGCCTGAAATGCTGGGGGAAGCCTTCCCTTGTTCATCACGCCGGAGAAACCGACATGATGCGCGTGGCAAACATCTCGGCTGGTGGCCTACGAATTGATATCACGCGACAATCATTGAAAGAAAACGGCCTGGACTTTGAAATCGGGCAACGCTTTTACATCCTGACCAAGCTTTTCGACCCGGACATGAAACGCAAACAAAAGCTGTGGTTTGTCGGTCGTGTGCAGAACCGCTACGAAGATTTCAAGACCAAGGACCTGGAGATTGGATTCAAATTTATTGAAACCGGCGAAATATCCGACCCGGAAACCATGCAGATCACCTGGACCAAAATCGGCGGGGGCGGTATCGACAAGTTGGGCAACTGGATTCAACGCAGGCATCTGGAACTCTACCGTTCCAGAGGAATTGTCTAA
- a CDS encoding MinD/ParA family protein, which translates to MANNTNRVVSFSIVSGKGGVGKTNLALNLGYALYRGHHKVMLMDCDLGLANLDVLLGLTPDKTLQDLLTQDVDPADVVVPIEQGGFDFLPSASGVPELIDLDEDLQGLLFDKLNNVLSGYDFLLLDLGAGISRTVMRFSAMTQERIVIITPEPTSLTDGYAMIKVMNSEHGVKNFHVVVNMATDHEEGKRSFQRLHAACERFLGLDIKYAGTVRQDPTLIQAVIKQTPLLKMAPSCNAGRDILQLAVRLKRMRDARLPELGDQEGLSLPQENNTD; encoded by the coding sequence ATGGCGAACAATACGAATAGAGTTGTCAGTTTTTCCATTGTCAGTGGCAAAGGCGGCGTGGGCAAGACCAACCTCGCACTGAACCTGGGCTATGCCCTGTACCGGGGGCATCACAAGGTCATGCTCATGGACTGCGACCTCGGCCTGGCCAATCTGGATGTTCTACTGGGCCTGACCCCGGACAAGACCCTCCAAGATCTGCTGACGCAGGACGTGGACCCGGCGGATGTGGTTGTCCCCATCGAGCAAGGCGGTTTCGACTTTTTGCCCTCGGCATCGGGCGTACCCGAACTCATCGACCTCGATGAGGACCTTCAGGGCCTGTTGTTCGACAAATTGAACAATGTTTTAAGCGGCTACGACTTCCTGCTGCTTGATCTGGGAGCCGGAATCAGCCGGACAGTAATGCGATTCTCTGCCATGACGCAGGAGCGGATTGTCATCATCACGCCTGAACCCACATCATTGACCGATGGCTACGCCATGATCAAGGTCATGAATTCCGAGCATGGGGTGAAGAACTTTCACGTGGTGGTCAACATGGCCACGGACCACGAGGAAGGCAAGCGCAGTTTCCAGCGTCTGCACGCTGCCTGTGAACGTTTCCTGGGGCTCGACATCAAATACGCCGGGACGGTGCGCCAGGACCCAACACTGATCCAGGCAGTCATCAAACAGACCCCGCTACTGAAAATGGCTCCCTCGTGCAATGCTGGCCGGGATATCCTGCAACTGGCAGTACGCCTGAAGCGCATGCGTGACGCCCGTTTGCCAGAACTTGGCGATCAGGAAGGTCTGTCGTTGCCACAGGAAAATAATACAGATTAA
- the lnt gene encoding apolipoprotein N-acyltransferase — protein MINLLFPAILACIGAWFGFANPLAHVPPLALLLPIGLMLCARHAPSPKAAFKRGWLIGAAAFAGSLYWVALPVHDFGGLPWILAVPCPILIGLFLGLYHGLFCLGLRLVKGRLSWPFLALWVGSSWWFLELLRGILFTGFPWLTLASAFSPWPFAIQTASVVGSYGLSGLLATAAVLISRGTGILSRQRLAGALILALLAATGFWNLSLPLPETNTASISLIQGNIDQSLKWDEAYRYATLARYETLTRGESDRNKPDLMIWPETALPFYLQELNSLSLSVRNLARDIQTPIITGSPAFTFLPGRRKPTLYNRAFLIEPSGRLGSYYDKEHLVPFGEYVPFGEYLPFITKLVQGVGDFEPGNNEGPLPSGKIRSGILLCYETIFPELAQARVAAGANLLVNISNDAWFGRSSAPLQHLYLSALRAVEQQRSIARCTNTGISAFIDPHGRIQSASRLFSAAVVTKTDVPILTSTSFYHRNYDLLAWLPAILLALCSLCALLTRPKS, from the coding sequence ATGATTAATCTGCTCTTTCCGGCAATTCTGGCCTGCATCGGAGCCTGGTTTGGCTTCGCCAATCCCTTGGCCCATGTTCCGCCTCTGGCGTTACTCCTGCCCATTGGGCTCATGCTCTGCGCCCGGCACGCCCCTAGCCCTAAGGCAGCCTTCAAACGTGGCTGGCTCATCGGCGCGGCAGCCTTTGCCGGAAGCCTGTACTGGGTCGCATTGCCGGTTCATGATTTTGGGGGACTGCCCTGGATTCTGGCAGTGCCCTGCCCCATCCTCATCGGATTATTTCTGGGCCTGTATCATGGCCTGTTCTGCCTGGGACTCAGGTTGGTCAAGGGGCGACTCTCCTGGCCTTTTTTGGCCCTGTGGGTCGGTTCCTCCTGGTGGTTCCTGGAACTGCTGCGAGGCATCCTGTTCACCGGATTTCCGTGGCTGACCCTGGCCTCGGCCTTCTCCCCCTGGCCCTTTGCGATCCAGACAGCCTCCGTTGTCGGTTCCTATGGCCTCTCTGGACTACTGGCCACAGCGGCCGTTCTCATCTCGCGTGGCACGGGAATCCTGTCACGACAACGACTGGCAGGGGCTCTGATCCTGGCCCTTCTCGCAGCGACGGGGTTCTGGAACCTCTCCCTGCCACTCCCTGAGACAAACACGGCCAGCATCAGCCTCATCCAGGGCAATATCGACCAGAGCCTCAAGTGGGACGAAGCCTACCGTTACGCAACACTGGCCCGGTACGAAACACTGACCCGGGGCGAATCAGACCGCAACAAGCCCGATCTGATGATCTGGCCCGAGACAGCACTGCCGTTCTACCTTCAGGAACTCAATTCCCTGTCCCTGTCTGTGCGCAACCTAGCCAGGGATATCCAGACGCCCATCATCACGGGTTCTCCTGCGTTCACCTTTCTTCCCGGCAGGCGAAAGCCCACACTCTATAACCGGGCCTTTCTGATTGAGCCTTCGGGGCGACTTGGTTCTTATTACGACAAAGAGCACCTTGTCCCCTTCGGCGAATATGTTCCCTTTGGCGAGTATCTCCCGTTCATCACCAAGTTGGTGCAAGGCGTAGGAGACTTCGAGCCCGGTAACAACGAAGGTCCTCTGCCTTCCGGCAAGATACGCTCGGGGATACTGCTCTGCTACGAGACCATCTTCCCAGAACTTGCCCAGGCCCGAGTGGCAGCGGGAGCCAACCTGCTGGTCAACATCTCCAATGATGCCTGGTTTGGTCGTTCCTCGGCCCCGCTCCAGCACCTGTACCTTTCGGCGCTACGTGCCGTTGAACAACAGCGCAGCATCGCACGCTGCACCAACACCGGAATCAGCGCCTTCATCGATCCCCATGGTCGAATCCAGTCGGCAAGCCGACTTTTCAGTGCTGCGGTCGTGACTAAAACCGACGTACCGATCCTGACGTCTACAAGCTTCTATCATCGCAATTATGACCTTCTGGCATGGCTGCCCGCCATCCTGCTGGCACTGTGCTCCCTGTGCGCCCTTCTCACGCGCCCCAAGAGCTGA
- a CDS encoding GGDEF domain-containing protein, protein MNMPKNTAEDILSAKEKEILSELESLRKLLQVHGADATCVESTQKVLGILRLCPGLSMDQWPALSEEYGLRDWLALPVDGEEYPFLSQIQNSLQELAYQTEHDPLTTLANRRAFDRLLDQEIERAKRMGDSLSIAILDLDNFKAVNDTHGHPCGDDVLVGLSKLLLTKIRRYDVAARLGGEEFALLLPGTGLLKSRAMLERILESVRELTFNCSADGTPFSVTCSAGLVCYKGVSDSPIPDLVDLADKALYKAKAQGKDRVITAPLADMQKLSKASLVESNEKKFLFTGNG, encoded by the coding sequence ATGAACATGCCCAAAAACACAGCTGAAGACATACTCTCCGCCAAGGAAAAGGAAATCCTGAGCGAACTGGAATCGTTGCGCAAGCTGCTGCAGGTCCACGGGGCTGATGCAACATGCGTCGAGAGCACGCAAAAAGTGCTCGGGATCCTTCGCCTCTGTCCAGGATTGTCCATGGATCAATGGCCGGCACTCTCCGAAGAGTATGGACTGCGAGACTGGCTTGCCCTGCCCGTGGATGGTGAGGAATACCCATTTCTATCGCAAATCCAGAACAGCTTGCAGGAGTTGGCCTACCAGACCGAGCACGACCCGTTGACCACCCTTGCCAACCGCCGGGCATTCGACCGGTTGCTGGACCAGGAAATCGAACGGGCAAAGCGTATGGGAGACTCTCTCTCCATCGCCATTCTCGACTTGGACAACTTCAAAGCCGTCAATGACACTCACGGCCACCCCTGCGGGGATGATGTGCTCGTGGGCCTGTCCAAGCTGCTACTGACCAAGATCAGACGCTACGACGTTGCAGCCCGCCTTGGAGGCGAAGAATTCGCGCTGCTCCTGCCCGGTACCGGCCTGCTCAAGTCCCGAGCCATGCTGGAGCGTATCCTGGAATCAGTCCGCGAACTGACCTTCAACTGCTCGGCTGACGGTACCCCCTTCTCGGTGACTTGCTCGGCAGGACTGGTCTGTTACAAAGGGGTCTCCGATTCACCGATACCTGACCTTGTGGACCTGGCAGACAAAGCCCTCTACAAGGCCAAGGCGCAGGGCAAGGACCGGGTTATCACTGCCCCCCTTGCGGATATGCAAAAGCTGTCCAAGGCCTCGCTTGTTGAATCCAACGAAAAGAAATTTCTGTTCACCGGCAACGGTTAA
- a CDS encoding HU family DNA-binding protein codes for MNKSELIKTLAEKNDIHVDEASMVVNTFFDSIKDSLSNDERVEIRGFGSFKVKDYGGYTGRNPKTGDVVKVSPKKLPFFRPGKELKEFVNK; via the coding sequence ATGAATAAAAGTGAACTCATCAAGACTCTGGCAGAGAAGAATGACATCCATGTCGACGAAGCATCCATGGTAGTCAACACATTCTTCGATTCAATCAAGGACTCGCTGTCCAATGATGAACGCGTTGAAATTCGCGGATTTGGCAGCTTCAAGGTCAAAGACTACGGTGGATACACCGGTCGCAACCCCAAGACTGGGGATGTGGTCAAGGTCAGCCCGAAGAAGCTTCCTTTCTTCCGCCCAGGTAAGGAATTGAAGGAATTCGTCAATAAATAG
- the prfB gene encoding peptide chain release factor 2 (programmed frameshift): MLQYTDLKAQGSTLLEQFSSLWGRLDHDQSDSRLKEIEAALSKPGAWDNPDALKPLLQEKSRLGAMVELWDNLRQAKEDLDEWLMLAQEDQSTEVLEALNEQVNALTAHLAETELRTLLSGQQDSAAALLEIHPGAGGTEAQDWAEMLLRMYQRWSERREFTVKTLDFLPGDEAGVKSVTLLIEGPYAYGLLKAERGIHRLIRISPFDSSGRRHTSFASVDVYPDAGKDIEIEIKDEDLRVDVFRASGPGGQKVNKTSSAVRLTHEPSGIVVSCQNEKSQFRNKDTAMKILKARLYELEQQKLSAEKQAQYDSKDAIGFGSQIRTYTLQPYRLVKDHRSKTEESNVDAVLDGSLDTLIRNQLLHEHAQKHS; encoded by the exons ATGCTTCAGTATACTGATTTAAAGGCACAAGGTTCCACCCTTCTGGAACAATTCAGTTCCCTTTGGGGGCGTCTT GACCACGACCAGAGTGACTCTCGCCTGAAAGAAATCGAAGCGGCCCTGTCCAAGCCCGGTGCTTGGGACAATCCTGACGCACTCAAGCCCCTGTTGCAGGAAAAAAGTCGTTTAGGCGCCATGGTGGAGTTGTGGGACAACCTGCGACAAGCCAAGGAAGACCTGGACGAATGGCTGATGCTGGCCCAGGAAGACCAGAGCACGGAAGTCCTTGAAGCGCTGAATGAGCAGGTGAATGCCCTCACCGCACATCTTGCCGAGACCGAGCTCAGAACATTGCTCTCGGGTCAGCAGGACTCTGCGGCGGCACTGCTGGAAATCCATCCCGGTGCAGGCGGCACCGAGGCTCAGGACTGGGCCGAAATGTTGCTGCGCATGTACCAGCGATGGAGTGAGCGCCGCGAGTTCACGGTCAAAACGCTGGATTTCCTTCCCGGCGACGAGGCAGGTGTGAAAAGCGTCACCCTGCTAATCGAAGGCCCCTATGCCTACGGTCTACTCAAGGCCGAACGCGGCATCCACCGTCTGATCCGCATTTCACCTTTTGATTCATCGGGGCGCAGACATACCTCGTTTGCTTCGGTGGATGTGTATCCCGACGCGGGCAAGGACATTGAAATCGAGATCAAGGATGAAGACCTGCGCGTTGACGTCTTCCGCGCCAGCGGTCCTGGTGGACAGAAGGTCAACAAGACCAGTTCGGCGGTCCGCCTGACCCACGAGCCTTCGGGAATTGTGGTTTCCTGCCAGAATGAAAAGTCCCAGTTCCGCAACAAGGACACGGCCATGAAAATTTTGAAGGCCCGCCTCTACGAACTGGAACAACAAAAGCTCAGCGCCGAAAAGCAGGCCCAGTACGACTCCAAAGATGCCATCGGTTTTGGTAGCCAAATCAGGACCTATACCTTACAGCCTTACCGGCTGGTCAAGGACCATCGTTCCAAAACCGAAGAATCCAACGTGGATGCTGTCCTCGACGGCTCCCTCGACACCCTCATCCGGAATCAGTTGCTGCATGAACATGCCCAAAAACACAGCTGA
- a CDS encoding hemolysin family protein — MEDESDSLFSTLFGKLFKRDDSVLEKFIHSAKRDGDLTGDEVSLLLNVLRLGRKQVREIMIPRTDIACEAVDEPLQAVAEHLMKRGHSRIPIYQDNRDNIVGIVHAKDMLRHCMLGGDPKSTADIMRKPLFIPDTKNVMDMLQVFRTRKIHMAIALDEYGGTSGLVTLEDVLEEIVGDIEDEYDAPRPDDIQVLENGDILVSGRTPLFELDEQFNLQLTSEQVDTVSGFVCELAGRVPYSGETFSTDGHRLIIKEADPKQVHWLIIQAVERPKADD; from the coding sequence TTGGAAGACGAATCAGACAGTTTGTTCTCCACCCTTTTTGGCAAACTCTTCAAGAGGGACGACTCCGTCCTGGAAAAGTTCATCCACTCTGCCAAGCGCGACGGCGACCTGACCGGCGACGAAGTCAGTCTGCTGCTCAATGTGCTGCGCCTGGGGCGGAAACAAGTCCGTGAAATCATGATCCCGCGCACCGACATCGCCTGCGAAGCTGTAGACGAGCCACTTCAGGCCGTTGCCGAGCACCTGATGAAACGCGGCCATTCGCGCATTCCCATCTACCAGGACAACCGAGACAATATCGTAGGCATCGTCCACGCCAAGGATATGCTGCGCCACTGCATGCTGGGGGGCGACCCTAAGTCTACGGCCGACATCATGCGCAAGCCCTTGTTCATTCCAGACACCAAGAACGTCATGGACATGCTGCAGGTCTTCCGTACCAGGAAGATCCACATGGCCATTGCCCTGGATGAATACGGAGGCACCTCTGGACTGGTGACCCTTGAAGATGTTTTGGAAGAAATCGTCGGAGATATCGAGGACGAGTACGATGCTCCGCGCCCCGACGATATTCAGGTTCTGGAGAACGGCGACATCCTGGTCTCAGGACGAACCCCTCTCTTTGAATTGGACGAGCAGTTCAACCTGCAGTTGACTTCGGAACAGGTCGATACCGTCAGTGGATTTGTCTGTGAACTGGCGGGTCGCGTACCGTACTCCGGCGAAACATTCTCCACCGATGGTCACCGTCTCATCATCAAGGAAGCCGACCCCAAACAGGTACACTGGCTTATCATTCAGGCCGTGGAGCGTCCCAAGGCCGATGATTAA
- a CDS encoding MlaD family protein, with amino-acid sequence MSTRHETMELRVGAFVLIFVAVLIGTLIVLGIKKDLFSDYATFYVISTTGENVERGTPVRLSGFRIGNVNDVDLSHVGRVIIEIDILDKYREWFRQDSQIILVQGGIIGKTYLQLAPGSQNSPVLEEYTQVELNRIGGLDEIIAEAKPVIEDLKVIVANIRAITAQLLDKDGPVQSVLVNLGKLSEDLRSDKGLVGYLTKNPEPVQKLDSLLANTDMAMSRMTRLVDATTERVEDLEPLQKEAVSMMQEVNSFVKELKQFRTDIQPAVDNSVAITEDIRAATTDLARLRARTEHTIRLGTELLERLNNTWPLSRGLGSPAPEEHPAP; translated from the coding sequence ATGAGCACCAGACATGAAACTATGGAATTGCGGGTTGGCGCCTTTGTCCTGATTTTTGTTGCCGTGCTCATTGGCACCCTGATCGTTCTCGGCATCAAGAAGGATCTGTTTTCGGACTACGCCACATTCTATGTCATCAGTACCACCGGCGAAAACGTGGAACGCGGCACCCCGGTACGGCTGTCTGGATTCCGCATCGGTAACGTCAATGATGTGGATCTATCTCATGTGGGTCGCGTCATCATTGAAATCGACATCCTGGATAAATACAGGGAATGGTTCCGTCAGGACTCCCAGATCATCCTTGTGCAGGGGGGAATTATCGGTAAAACCTACCTGCAATTGGCTCCCGGATCACAGAACAGCCCCGTGCTCGAAGAATACACCCAAGTCGAATTGAATCGTATCGGTGGGCTGGATGAAATCATTGCCGAAGCCAAACCGGTCATTGAGGACCTGAAGGTCATCGTCGCCAATATCCGGGCCATCACCGCTCAGCTTCTGGATAAGGACGGTCCGGTCCAAAGCGTGTTGGTTAACCTCGGAAAACTCTCCGAGGATCTACGCTCGGACAAGGGCCTTGTCGGATACCTGACGAAAAATCCCGAACCCGTCCAAAAGCTTGACTCGTTGCTGGCCAATACGGACATGGCCATGTCCCGCATGACCCGTTTGGTTGATGCCACCACAGAACGAGTGGAAGACCTTGAACCGTTGCAGAAAGAAGCGGTGAGCATGATGCAGGAAGTCAACAGTTTTGTTAAGGAACTCAAGCAGTTCAGGACAGACATCCAGCCAGCCGTAGATAATTCCGTTGCCATCACTGAGGACATTCGCGCGGCCACGACAGACCTTGCACGCCTGCGGGCACGCACCGAGCACACCATTCGTCTCGGCACCGAACTCCTGGAGCGTCTGAACAACACATGGCCCCTGTCCAGAGGTCTCGGTTCACCTGCCCCCGAGGAACACCCGGCCCCATAG